From one Magnolia sinica isolate HGM2019 chromosome 18, MsV1, whole genome shotgun sequence genomic stretch:
- the LOC131233076 gene encoding uncharacterized protein LOC131233076: MRIRGSAFNPSSSSSSSSSSSSSSSHLFSSTSPPPPFSSSTSPSSLASSSLNSSPSIDCKTRCEGLDLLVKAVLHVAGSVIFDIPFAPANAIRKGKRTFRFKRTVVTEIQKEKEKNKTAKKKKDVGIELLSKPKRRKRLPAFPTKYQDSVLQPWKRQTRRRRLLEIDG, encoded by the coding sequence ATGAGAATTCGAGGCTCTGCATTCaatccgtcttcttcttcttcttcctcttcttcttcttcttcttcttcttctcatctaTTCTCTTCtacttctcctcctcctcctttctcttcttctacATCTCCTTCTTCATTGGCTTCATCTTCATTGAATTCCTCACCTTCTATCGATTGCAAGACCCGCTGCGAAGGCCTCGACCTCCTCGTGAAGGCCGTCCTCCATGTCGCTGGCTCTGTCATCTTCGACATCCCGTTTGCGCCAGCGAATGCTATCAGGAAAGGCAAGAGAACTTTCAGATTCAAGAGAACCGTTGTAACCGaaattcaaaaggaaaaggaaaaaaacaagactgcaaagaagaagaaagatgtgGGAATTGAGCTGCTTTCGAAACCCAAAAGGCGAAAAAGGCTGCCGGCATTTCCCACTAAGTACCAAGATTCGGTTCTACAGCCTTGGAAGCGGCAGACCCGGCGGCGGCGTCTGCTTGAGATCGACGGATGA